From Pseudomonas sp. AN-1:
GCGTCGGCCTCGGCCCGCTGGCCACCGGCATGCTCAGCGACCTGCTGCTGCCGACCTTCGGCCAGGAGTCGCTGCGCTACGCCCTGCTGGCCAGCAGCCTGACGGTGGTGGTGCCGGTGCTGTTGCTGCTGCGGGTCTACGCACTGAGTCGCGAGAGCGCGGCGGCGCTGGCCTGGCGGCCGCAGTGAGGCTTCCGGCAGTCCGCCCCACGGCGGGCTGCCGGAAACACCGACGCACGGACAAAAAAAGACGGTAACCCCCTGGAGGTTACCGCCAAACACGCTCGACCGTTCTGTTGCGAAGAAGCGGCCTGGCCGCCTCAGAAACCGTTGATAAATGGCGCCAGGCCCATCCGCGAGAGGATCAGGCCCATGAAGTCGTCCGCGCGCAGCCGTTCGGCATAGGGATCGTGGACGCAGAGGAATACCAGCAGCAGTGCCGTCATGACGAAGAACAGAAGCAGTATCAGTTTTTGTTTTTCCAGCTTCATCGGATTCACTCCGCCCGGCGGACATGGCCCGGGAATGATTCGTTGCGATCCTCATGCTACTCGCGAAGAAAATGCCGACATCGTCCATGCGGACTACGGCCGCGGGCAATGGAAGCGGTAATTTCCGCCGGCGGCGCACGCGCCGCGGACAAGCTCCCCCACTCCAACGACAGGATGCCCCCACCATGCTGCGCCGCCTTCTGGCAGTGACCCTGCTGCTCCTGACCACCCTGCCCGCCTGGGCCACCACCGACGCCAGCGACCGTCTGCACGCCATGCGCAGCCACGGCTTCCTGCTGGTCGCCAACGTGCTGGTGTATTTCAACTATCACGACTCGGCCTCGACCTTCTCCCCGGAGGTTCGCGAGGCCTACCGGGCACACCTCGCCAGCCTCGGACGCCTGGCCGGCGAGGCGCCCGCCACCCCGGGGCTCGTCGAGGCCGTGCAAGGCCTGCAGGAGGCGCTCGCCCAGCTCGAGAAGCAGCCGGAGGATGCCGCCGGACAGTACGCCCGCTGGATCAACCCGCTGCTGCGCGCCCACGGCGAGCTGGAGAAGGCCGCCGCGGCAGCCTATGGCGGAACGGGTGCCGGCGACTCGCCGGCCGGACGGCTGCAGCAGCAGAGCCTCGACCTGGGTCGCCTGCTGCTGCTCTACGAGACCCAGGCCTTCACCAACCTGGGGATCTTCGCCGTGGACTTCCACGAGGACAGCTTCCGCGAGATCGACCAGCGCGTCGCCGCCCGCCACGCCGCACTGCTCGAGGAACTGCCGGACGCGGGCGCCACGCTCGGCAAGGTATGGACGGACTACAACTTCATCCGCCCGCACCTGCTCGACTCCGGCAAGGGCGTCGCCTCGCGCAGCGCGGTGCGCTATCTGGGCAAGGGCATCGAGCGCCTGGACCAGCTGGCGCTGGCCAGGCGCTGAGGACTAGCGCGGGACCACGGGTAGCACGAAGCCCCCGGTCGGAGAGCGCGAAACTTCCATGATCACCACCCGGAGAGCCTGCGCCGCGCTCGACAGCTTGCGCCCGGCGTGGCACAGCAGGCCCACCCGCCGCTCGACGACCGGCTCGTCCAGCGGCACACAGACCGCGCCGAGTTCCTGCATCTGGCGGATGCACAGCGACGGGATCGCGCTCACCCCCAGACCGCAGGCCACCATGCGTCCCACGGTGACCAGTTGGTGGCTCTCGAAGGCGACCGTCAGCGTGCGCCCGCTGCGCGCCAGGCTCTCCTCGAGCAGCAGGCGTAACGCCGACGGCCGCTGCAGGGCGATGAAGTCGCCCTGCAGCAGTTGTTCCCAACCGACCTGCGCCTGCCGGGCCAGCGGCGAGTCGGCCGGCAGCACGGCGACGAAGCGGTCGGCGTACAGTTCGGTGAACTCCAGCTCTCCGGCCTGCTCGGGCTCGAAGCCGATGCCCAGCTCGACCCGGTGGTTGCGCACCATCTCCAGCACCTGCTCGTTGATCACGTCGTGCACCGCCACGTTGACCCGCGGATGGCGGTCGCGAAACGCCCGGAGCAGCAACGGCAGCTGGTTGGCGGCGAAGGAAGGCATGGCCGCGATGGCCACCTTGCCCAGCTGCAGGGTGAAGTGCTGACGCAGCAGCTCCTCGGTGTTGTCCCAGTCGGCGAGCAGGCGGCGGGCCAGCGGCAGCAGCGTCTCGCCTTCCGGGGTCAGTGCCACGCTGCGCGTGGTGCGCACCAGCAGGGGACCGCCGAGGGAGTCCTCCAGGCTCTTGATCGCCAGACTCAACGCCGGCTGCGACAGGTGCAGACGCTCGCAGGCCTGGGCGAAGCTCAGGCTCTGCGCCACGGCGAGGAAGGCGCGCAACTGCTTGACGGTCATTGATTTGTTTTCCAGATCAATCGATTTCAAAAACAAACTTAACAAATCAACGCCGAACACAGAAGCTCTCGGTCAACGCCCGGCAGCGCGGCTGCCGGCTCGACGACGACAAGAGGCGCAGCAATGAGTGGACTCGACAAGCGAGTAGGCAGCTACGAGGAAGCCCTGGCCGGGCTGACCGACGACATGACCATCCTGGCCGGTGGTTTCGGCCTGTGCGGCATCCCGGAAAACCTGATCGCGGAAATCCGCCGCCGCGGCACCCGCGGTCTGACCGTGGTTTCCAACAACTGCGGGGTGGACGGCTTCGGCCTGGGCGTGCTGCTGGAAGACCGGCAGATCCGCAAGATGATCGCCTCCTACGTCGGCGAGAACGCGCTGTTCGAGCAGCAGTTGCTCAATGGTGAGCTGGAGGTCGAGCTGACTCCGCAGGGCACCCTGGCCGAGCGCATCCGCGCCGGCGGCGCCGGGATCCCGGCCTTCTTCACCGCCACCGGCTATGGCACCGCGGTGGCCGAGGGCAAGGAGACCCGCCAGATCAAGGGCCGCCACTACATCCTCGAGGAAGCCATCACCGGCGACTTCGCCATCGTCAAGGGCTGGAAGGCCGACCACTACGGCAACGTGATCTACCGCCACACCGCGCAGAACTTCAATCCGCTGGTGGCCAGCGCCGGGCGGATCACCGTGGTCGAGGTGGAGGAGATCGTCGAGCCCGGCGAGCTGGAGCCCAGCCAGATCCACACCCCCGGCATCTACGTCGACCGGATCATCCAGGGCAGCTTCGAGAAGCGCATCGAAAAGCGCACCGTGCGCGCCTGACCCTTTCGCCATTACCTGACAAGAAGAGGCCTGCGATGGCACTTACCCGCGAACAGATGGCTCAGCGCGTCGCGCGCGAGCTCAAGGACGGCTACTACGTCAACCTCGGCATCGGCATCCCGACCCTGGTGGCCAACTACGTGCCCGAGGGCATCGAGGTGATGCTGCAGTCGGAGAACGGCCTGCTCGGCATGGGCGCTTTCCCCACCGAGGCCGAACTGGATCCGGACATGATCAACGCCGGCAAGCAGACGGTCACCGCCACCAGGGGCGCGGCGATCTTCGACTCCGCGCAGTCCTTCGCCATGATCCGCGGCGGCCACGTCGACCTCACCGTGCTCGGCGCCTTCGAGGTGGACGTGCAGGGCAACATCGCCTCCTGGATGATCCCCGGCAAGCTGGTCAAGGGCATGGGCGGCGCCATGGACCTGGTGGCCGGCGCGGAGAACATCATCGTGCTGATGACCCACGCCTCCAAGGACGGCGAGTCCAAGCTGCTGCCGCGCTGCAACCTGCCGCTGACCGGCGCCGGCTGCATCCGCCGGGTGCTGACCGATCTCGCCTATCTGGAGATCGAGAACGGCGCCTTCGTGCTCAAGGAGCGCGCACCGGGGGTGAGCGTCGAGGAGATCGTCGCCAGGACCGCCGGCGAGCTGGTGGTGCCGGAGCACGTCCCGGAAATGCACTTCGCCTGACGCCCGATCCGGCACCGAACCAACGGCAGGGTGGGAAACTCGCGCAGCGATTTCCCACCAGGCGGGGCGCAGCGACAGCCGCCTCGCCCGCCAGCGCAGCCCGCAATCACAACAAGGGAAGCCCCCCATGCACGAAGTCGTCATCGTCGCCGCCACCCGTACCGCCATCGGCGCCTTCCAGGGCGCGCTGAGCGCCATCCCCGCCGCCGAGCTGGGCGCCACCGTGATCCGCGCCCTGCTGGAGAAGACCGGCCTCGACCCGGCCGCCGTCGATGAGGTGATCCTCGGCCAGGTGCTCACCGCCGGCGCCGGCCAGAACCCCGCCCGCCAGGCCGCCATCCTCGCCGGCCTGCCGCACGCCGTGCCGGCGCTGACTCTCAACAAGGTCTGCGGCTCCGGCCTCAAGGCCCTGCACCTGGCCGCCCAGGCGATCCGCTGCGGCGACGCCGAGGTGGTGATCGCCGGCGGCATGGAGAACATGAGCCTGTCGCCCTATGTGCTGCCCAAGGCGCGCACCGGCCTGCGCATGGGCCATGCGCAGATGCTCGACAGCATGATCCACGACGGTCTGTGGGACGCCTTCCACGACTACCACATGGGCATCACCGCCGAGAACCTGGTGGAGAAATACGGCCTGTCCCGCGAGGAGCAGGACGCCTTCGCCGCCGCCTCGCAGCAGAAGGCCTGCGCCGCGCTGGCGGCCGGCCGCTTCACCGACGAAATCACCCCGGTGCCGATCCCGCAGCGCAGGGGCGAGCCGCTGCCCTTCGCCGTCGACGAGCAGCCGCGCGAGGGCACCAGCGCCGAGAGCCTGGGCAAGCTCAAGCCGGCGTTCCGGAAGGACGGCAGCGTCACCGCCGGCAACGCCTCGACCCTCAACGACGGCGCCGCCGCAGTGCTGCTGATGAGCGCCGCCAGGGCCGAGCGACTGGGCCTGCCGGTGCTGGCGCGCGTCAAGGCCTATGCCAACGCCGGCGTCGATCCGGCGATCATGGGCATCGGCCCGGTGGCCGCCACCCGCCGCTGCCTGGACAAGGCCGGCTGGCAACTCGCCGACCTCGACCTGATCGAGGCCAACGAGGCCTTCGCCGCCCAGGCGCTGGCGGTCGGCAAGGAACTCGGCTGGGACACGGAGAAGGTCAACGTCAACGGCGGCGCCATCGCCCTCGGCCACCCGATCGGCGCCTCCGGCTGCCGCATCCTGGTGACCCTGCTCCACGAGATGATCCGCCGCGACGCCAGGCGCGGCCTGGCCACCCTGTGCATCGGCGGCGGCCAGGGCGTGGCGCTGGCCATCGAGCGCCCCTGAGCGTGACAACCCCGGCGCCCGACGGCGCCGGGTGATCGACCGCCTGCAGGGGTGACGGCTCGCCGCCGGGGCGCTAGCGCGTCTGGACGGCGCCGCGGCCGAGCAACCTGGTCGCCCCCTGCGCCTTGCGGGTGAACCACAGCACCCGGCTCACCCCGCGGGTGATCGCCACGTAGGCCAGGCGCAGGCTCTCGTCCTGCATGGCCTGGTCGTAGCTGTTGCGGAAGAAGCCCGAGCGGGCGTACAGCGCGTTGCGCAGCGGGTGCGGCTCGGGCGCCGCGCAGTCGTCGACGATGATCGCCACCTCGGCCTGCAGCCCCTTGGCGCGGTGGATGGTCAGCGCCTTGACCGGCAGCTTGCGGCCCAGCTCGCGCTGGATCTGCTGCAGCGGCTCGTTGCGCCGGCTGAGCAGCAGCACCGCGGTGCGCTCGGCGCTCTGCCGGCTGGCGGCGTGCTCGCACTGGGCGCGCACCTGCGCGAGCAGCTCGGGCATACGGCTGTGCAGCTCGAAGCCGGTCACCACCTGCACGCCATGATCGCCCGGCTGCACGGCCCTGGCCGCCTGGCTGGTCTTGGCCTGCTTGACCGCCACGGCGGCCAGCACCCGCTCGCCGTCGCGGATCACCGGCTCGATGGAGCGATAGTTGGTGGAGAGGTTGAGCACCGCACTGGCCTTTGCCTTGCCCTTGCCGGGAAAGTGCCTGTCGAAGTCCATGAACAGCTCCGGCGAGCTGCCGCGCCAGCCGTAGATCGACTGCCAGTCGTCGCCGATCGCCATCAGGCTGACCGGCTCGCCGCGGCGCGCCAGGCTGGCGTGGACGGCCTGCAGCCACTGGACGATCTGCGGCGAGATGTCCTGGAATTCGTCGATCAGCAGGTGGGCGAAGGGCGCCAGGGCCTCGCCCGCGATGCCCTCGCCGCCCTCGGTCAACTGGCGGGTGAGGCGCTGGAAGGCGCCGTTGAAGGTCAGCAGCCCCTGCTCCTCGAGAACCGCCTCGAAGTGCTTCCAGAACGCCACCAGCGCGGCGACGAAGCTGCGCTCGCGCTCCGGGCAGTCCAGCGCCCCGGCATCCAGCTGGTCGATGCGCAGGCCGATGCTCTCGATGAAGCCGGCCTGGGCGTAGAAGGCCTCGAACAGCGGCACGGCGGCGAACTCGCCGGCCAGGCGCAGACCGTCCAGCGGTGCGCGGCCGCGCTTGCCGCTCGGCGCCGGCAGGCCGAGCAGCGCGTGCACCCGCTCGGCGAAACCCGGCTCCTCGGCATAGCAGCGCTGGTAGGCCTGCTTGAGCAGGCGCTGCTGGGCAGGCCGCAGGCGGCCGCCGCCCAGCGGGGTGTCCGGCTCGTCGGTCGCGGCGGCCCGGTCGTCCAGCTGCTCGAACCAGGCCGGGGTGCACAGCTGCGTGCGGGCCAGCTGCGCCATCGCCGAGTGGAAGGTGCGCACGCAGTGGCGGGCCTGCGCCTCATTGAAGGGGTACTGCCAGAAGCCCAGCACCCGCAGCAGCTGCTCGCGCAGCTCGGCGCAGGAGGCGTTGGTGAAGGAAATCACCGCCAGCCGCTCGGCCGGGATGCCCAGGTGGCAGAGCATGAACACCACGCGCAGCACCAGGGTGGTGGACTTGCCGGAGCCGGCGCCGGCGAAGATGCGGGTCGCCGGCTGGCGGGCGAGGATCATCGCCCACTGCTCGTCCGAAGGCGCGCGGATCACTCCGGCGGCCACCGCCTCGGCCACCCGCGCGCGCATGGCCTCGACCTGCGCGGGCTCGACCGCCAGCAGCGCCGGACCGTAGATGCCGGCACCGCCGCGCGGCCTGGCCGGGGCCCGCGGCTTGTCTGCCTTGTCGGCCTTGGTTGTCTTGGTTGTCTTGGTTGTCTTGGCTGACCTGGCGCCTGGCTGCTTCGCCGCCGGGCGGGTCTTGCCGGCCGACGCCTTGCCCTGCTTGTTGGCCCGCGGCGCCGGCGCCTGGTGGAACAGCGCGGCCTCGCGCTCGGCGCGCAGGTAGGCCACGGTGCGCGGGAAGTAGCGCGCCAGGACTCCGGAGAGGAGCAGTTTGTAGCGCTTGACGGCAGACAGCATGCGACGGTTTCCGGTCAGGACATCAGATGGGGCGGCGCTATGGTAAGGGATTTGCCCGGAGCCGGCAGGCGGCGGCACGCCGCCATCACCCCCGCCCCGGCGTCCTGCCCCGTGCCCGCCAGCGCTCGCAGTGCGCGTCGATCCGCGCCCGGAACCGGCGGCGCCATGCGCGGGGCCTGCTCCGCCCTGGCCTGGATCCAGACTGCCTTTCCCCTTCCTCTTCCAACGCCAGCCACTCCCGGCAGGCCGATTTCGTACCGGCCAGCGACAACGGAGCGGTATTTCCGCCCATCAGATTGGATAAATCTTGTTTATCCAATTACAGGATCAGCTGTTTCATGTGCAGCATAGGCGCATATCATGCTACATATAAACATACCACGTAATACAGTACGAAATCGTAGGAGCGACCCATGGCCCGAGGCGGCATCAACAAGGCGCTGGTCCACAAGGCCCGCCAGACCCTGCTGGCGCGCGGCGAGCACCCCAGCATCGATGCGGTACGCGTCGAGCTGGGCAATACCGGCTCGAAGACCACCATCCACCGCTACCTCAGGGAGCTGGAGGCGTCCGAAAGCGCGCGCCCCGTACAGGAAGTCACGCTCGGCCAGGAACTTGGCGAACTGGTGGCGCAACTGGCGGCGCGCCTGGAGGAAGAAGCGCAGCGGGCGGTGGCGCCGGAGCGCGAGGCCCTGGCCCGCGAGCGGGTCGAGTACCAGCAGCAGCTGGCCGAGGCGGCGGCACGCATTCGCCAGCTCGAAGCCGACAACGCCGCCCTGAGCGGGCAACTGCAGGCCGCGCGCGCTGCCTGCACAGAGGAGCAGCAGCTACGCCACCAGGCGCAGATCGAGGGCGCGCGCCTGCTGCAGGCCAGCGAGGATCTGGCCGCGCGCCTGGCCGATCGCGACGCCCAGGTCGTTTCGCTGGAGCAGAAGCACCAGCACGCGCGCGAGGCGCTGGAGCACTACCGCATGGCCAGCAAGGAGCAGCGCGAACAGGAGCAGCGCCGCCACGAGGCGCAGGTGCAGCAGCTGCAGGTGGAGCTGCGCCAGCTGCAGCAGACCCTGATCGTCAAACAGGACGAGCTGACCCGGCTGAATCGCGACAACGAGCGCCTCGTCACCGAGGCCCGGCAGCTGCGCAGGGACATGGCGGGCCGGGAGGCCGACCTCGAGCGTCAGGCCAGCGCCTGCGCCGGCCTCAGGGAGCAGCTCGGCCTGGCGGAAGCCGGCAAGGCCCTGCTGCAGTCGCGCGTCGAGGATCTGCAGGGAGAGCTGGCCCGACAGGTGGAGGGCATGACCCTGCAGGCGCGCCAGACGGAGGCGCTGCAGGCGAGCCTGATCGAGATGGCCGCCCA
This genomic window contains:
- a CDS encoding LysR family transcriptional regulator, which translates into the protein MTVKQLRAFLAVAQSLSFAQACERLHLSQPALSLAIKSLEDSLGGPLLVRTTRSVALTPEGETLLPLARRLLADWDNTEELLRQHFTLQLGKVAIAAMPSFAANQLPLLLRAFRDRHPRVNVAVHDVINEQVLEMVRNHRVELGIGFEPEQAGELEFTELYADRFVAVLPADSPLARQAQVGWEQLLQGDFIALQRPSALRLLLEESLARSGRTLTVAFESHQLVTVGRMVACGLGVSAIPSLCIRQMQELGAVCVPLDEPVVERRVGLLCHAGRKLSSAAQALRVVIMEVSRSPTGGFVLPVVPR
- a CDS encoding CoA transferase subunit A, whose protein sequence is MSGLDKRVGSYEEALAGLTDDMTILAGGFGLCGIPENLIAEIRRRGTRGLTVVSNNCGVDGFGLGVLLEDRQIRKMIASYVGENALFEQQLLNGELEVELTPQGTLAERIRAGGAGIPAFFTATGYGTAVAEGKETRQIKGRHYILEEAITGDFAIVKGWKADHYGNVIYRHTAQNFNPLVASAGRITVVEVEEIVEPGELEPSQIHTPGIYVDRIIQGSFEKRIEKRTVRA
- a CDS encoding CoA transferase subunit B; this encodes MALTREQMAQRVARELKDGYYVNLGIGIPTLVANYVPEGIEVMLQSENGLLGMGAFPTEAELDPDMINAGKQTVTATRGAAIFDSAQSFAMIRGGHVDLTVLGAFEVDVQGNIASWMIPGKLVKGMGGAMDLVAGAENIIVLMTHASKDGESKLLPRCNLPLTGAGCIRRVLTDLAYLEIENGAFVLKERAPGVSVEEIVARTAGELVVPEHVPEMHFA
- a CDS encoding acetyl-CoA C-acetyltransferase, which produces MHEVVIVAATRTAIGAFQGALSAIPAAELGATVIRALLEKTGLDPAAVDEVILGQVLTAGAGQNPARQAAILAGLPHAVPALTLNKVCGSGLKALHLAAQAIRCGDAEVVIAGGMENMSLSPYVLPKARTGLRMGHAQMLDSMIHDGLWDAFHDYHMGITAENLVEKYGLSREEQDAFAAASQQKACAALAAGRFTDEITPVPIPQRRGEPLPFAVDEQPREGTSAESLGKLKPAFRKDGSVTAGNASTLNDGAAAVLLMSAARAERLGLPVLARVKAYANAGVDPAIMGIGPVAATRRCLDKAGWQLADLDLIEANEAFAAQALAVGKELGWDTEKVNVNGGAIALGHPIGASGCRILVTLLHEMIRRDARRGLATLCIGGGQGVALAIERP
- a CDS encoding DEAD/DEAH box helicase; protein product: MLSAVKRYKLLLSGVLARYFPRTVAYLRAEREAALFHQAPAPRANKQGKASAGKTRPAAKQPGARSAKTTKTTKTTKADKADKPRAPARPRGGAGIYGPALLAVEPAQVEAMRARVAEAVAAGVIRAPSDEQWAMILARQPATRIFAGAGSGKSTTLVLRVVFMLCHLGIPAERLAVISFTNASCAELREQLLRVLGFWQYPFNEAQARHCVRTFHSAMAQLARTQLCTPAWFEQLDDRAAATDEPDTPLGGGRLRPAQQRLLKQAYQRCYAEEPGFAERVHALLGLPAPSGKRGRAPLDGLRLAGEFAAVPLFEAFYAQAGFIESIGLRIDQLDAGALDCPERERSFVAALVAFWKHFEAVLEEQGLLTFNGAFQRLTRQLTEGGEGIAGEALAPFAHLLIDEFQDISPQIVQWLQAVHASLARRGEPVSLMAIGDDWQSIYGWRGSSPELFMDFDRHFPGKGKAKASAVLNLSTNYRSIEPVIRDGERVLAAVAVKQAKTSQAARAVQPGDHGVQVVTGFELHSRMPELLAQVRAQCEHAASRQSAERTAVLLLSRRNEPLQQIQRELGRKLPVKALTIHRAKGLQAEVAIIVDDCAAPEPHPLRNALYARSGFFRNSYDQAMQDESLRLAYVAITRGVSRVLWFTRKAQGATRLLGRGAVQTR
- a CDS encoding DNA-binding protein, with product MARGGINKALVHKARQTLLARGEHPSIDAVRVELGNTGSKTTIHRYLRELEASESARPVQEVTLGQELGELVAQLAARLEEEAQRAVAPEREALARERVEYQQQLAEAAARIRQLEADNAALSGQLQAARAACTEEQQLRHQAQIEGARLLQASEDLAARLADRDAQVVSLEQKHQHAREALEHYRMASKEQREQEQRRHEAQVQQLQVELRQLQQTLIVKQDELTRLNRDNERLVTEARQLRRDMAGREADLERQASACAGLREQLGLAEAGKALLQSRVEDLQGELARQVEGMTLQARQTEALQASLIEMAAQLRLAAAQATGERTEPRGAEGEATGDVPAAGSSAEAAAEARDDSAS